The window tagccgtacaccttgttggcacaccctgtatattttataaagctatttaatgtagatattttattttattaaataaattaaaattattatttatttatttatttttaaaatttaaaaaaatctttaaaaatgccaaaaggTCCGGTGTGTCTATAATAaatgtctctctctctctctctctctttgaAACTAGTCGTTTTACCAATTTACTTGGGTTggtttataaaaactaaaaaggaagctcaacaaaagttttatttacaaatttataaaaagtaataaactatATAACATTATCATACAATGGCactttatataaaacaaaatatacatgTAGCTCTAAAATAAAAGATCACCCCCAGAATTTAAAAGGGCACGTTTTAGAAAAACGtcttgaataaattaaaaccataaaaaaaattacagatattATTCGCTTTTCCGTCTTCTACTGCAACATTCTTTATGAAACTTTAATTTATCTTTTCTAATAAATTCCTTGCCACAAAACTCACATTTGTGAGGTCGTTGGTCACTATGAGTCTTCACATGCCGATGTAAGTTTGATGTGTGAGGAAATGTTTTACCACATTGCGGGCACGGATACGGTTTTTCCTTTGTGTGTGTTCTAACGTGTTTAGTGTAGTCACCGGTGTGATTGAATACTTTATGGCACCactgacatatttttttaccttttcttgatTTTGATGAGGGACTTGTAGAAGTTGAGGGTTGGCATTCAGGATCTGACATATGGGATAACATGATAGGTAATACTGTATCACTAGTGCAACTGGAACTAGAATCTGAACTATGTGGCCGCTTTTGATTTTGGTCAGGAAAAGAAACATTGTCCATAAAGTAATTGGCTGTACTTGTCGAGGGCATGTATTGAGTCGGTTCTGGATAATAAGTATAAGGGTTAGAAACTGGAAACATTGATTGAGTCTGCATAACCGATGGTACATTATTATCATGGTAAAGAAACGAAGAATTCTGGTTGTTATTAGAATGTAATTGATCTTGAGACGTTGCATTTTGTAGTTCAATGTTATTGTGACCATATTCTAGTGATTGAGCTTCTAGCGCTTGAAAATGATGATCATCTATATAAGTATTTGAAGAGGAATAAGTGTTTTGAGAATCATTTTGCTGCTGCTCTATTACGTTAATCAGAACATCTAAGCCAGAATATGAGTTTTGACAAGTCTGACATAAACAGGATTTATCATGCGAGTTTATCGGATCCATTTGTTTCGCGGCCTTAAGTTGttggttaataattttttctctaaggTAGCTTCGTAGGTGTATCAACTTTGTGAAGCACTGACGACATGCTCTCTTTGGTCCTTTGTATAAAAACacctgaaaataataattttattattacactgATTTTAGCATGTGGTATCGATAAAAATAGCTCATGAAATATCGTATACCAAAAAACAatgtttacatatttttttaaaattccccCCTATACtttaatatgtattattaatataatatggatatggcaaattttccaataataatttaaataaatgcggTCAATATATGtgttaaatcaatattaaaaaagacaatctgaataatttgatttatttcaaTACGTGTAATATAAACGACATGTagaaatacatacatatatagtCCTCGGACTAAATAATAagcaaatcaaaatatttggaataGCCTTATTAATCGCAGACCGCAATTTGTTGTACGTCTCTTTTTAGCAGACTTATACTCgtaaaacaaaggtaaaaagtgaaaattctCTATGCCTTATCTCTTTCGCCCACGTACGATTTTAggactttcttaaaaattattttcatctcAAGGAGTACACGCGGGCATTTTCAGGGCCGTAGTATTACTAATTTtgacttataaaaaattatttaattaatattgactTAAAAATGAAT of the Anthonomus grandis grandis chromosome 3, icAntGran1.3, whole genome shotgun sequence genome contains:
- the LOC126734490 gene encoding zinc finger protein 184-like; this translates as MDPINSHDKSCLCQTCQNSYSGLDVLINVIEQQQNDSQNTYSSSNTYIDDHHFQALEAQSLEYGHNNIELQNATSQDQLHSNNNQNSSFLYHDNNVPSVMQTQSMFPVSNPYTYYPEPTQYMPSTSTANYFMDNVSFPDQNQKRPHSSDSSSSCTSDTVLPIMLSHMSDPECQPSTSTSPSSKSRKGKKICQWCHKVFNHTGDYTKHVRTHTKEKPYPCPQCGKTFPHTSNLHRHVKTHSDQRPHKCEFCGKEFIRKDKLKFHKECCSRRRKSE